The genomic region GCTTGATCGCGCTGCAATCATGGGTATGAATTACCAGGCCCTGATCCGATTTGATGAATGCGATAATCGGGTCGCCGGGGATGGGACTGCAGCATTTCGCCAGCTGCACGGCCACGCCCTCGGAGCCGCGGATCGCGATCACGCCATGCTGGCGCGGTGCCGGCAGACCCTGTTCCTGCATCATGAGCTGGCGGGCGACGACGATATTGAGGCGCTTGCCCAGACCGATATCGGTCAACACTTCTTCGCGGGTTTTGCCGGTCTCTTTATGCACGCGATCCCAGCAGCTCGGCTTGATCAGGGCGGGATCGGCACCCAGCGCACGAAAGGCCTGATTCAGCAGGCGCTCTCCCAGCACCACCGATTCTTCGGCATGCATGGTACGCAAATAATGACGGATGTGCGCACGTGCCTTGCCGGACACGACAAAATTAACCCACGCCGGGTTAGGCCTGGCATTAGGCGAGGTCACCACCTCCACCTGGTCACCGTTGCGCAGCAAGGTGCGCATCGGCATCAGCTCGCCGTTTACCTTGACTGCAGTGCAATGGTTACCCACGTCAGTGTGCACCGCGTAGGCGAAATCGACTGCTGTCGCGCCGCGTGGCAAAGACAGTATCTTGCCCTTCGGGGTAAATACGTACACTTCGTCCGGAAACAAATCGACCTTGATGTGTTCGAGGAATTCGGCAGAATCGCCGCCGCCTTCCTGTATCTCCAGCAACGACTGCAGCCATTGATGGGTTTTTTGCTGCACTTCGTTGATATTGGCGTCGCTGGATTTATACAGCCAGTGCGAAGCTACGCCTGCCTCGGCGATCTTGTGCATTTCGTGCGTGCGAATCTGGATCTCTATCGGCGTACCGAACGGGCCGAACAGCGTGGTGTGCAGGGACTGATAACCGTTGGCCTTGGGGATGGCGATATAGTCCTTGAATTTGCCGGGAATCGGTTTATACAGGCTATGCAGGCAGCCTAACGCGAGATAGCAGGAAGAGATGTCGTTGACCAGAACACGGAAACCGTAGATATCGAACACTTCCGAGAAAGCCAGCGACTTTTCCTGCATCTTCTTGTAAATGCTGTACAAATGCTTTTCGCGCCCGGTCACCATAGCCGAGACGCCTGCATCCCCCAGCTTATTGCTGATGGCCTCGCGCACCTTCTCCACCACTTCCTTGCGGTTGCCGCGCGCGGCCTTGACGGCTTGCGCCAATACCCGATAACGATTGGGGTAGAGATGATGAAAACTGAGATCGTCCAGTTCCTGATACAGGCTGTTCAGCCCCAGCCGATTGGCAATGGGGGCATAGATGTCGGCTGTTTCCTGGGCAATGCGCCGGCGCTTCTCCGGCGTCATCGAATCCAGCGTGCGCATGTTGTGCAAGCGATCCGCCAGCTTGATCAGAATGACCCGCACATCGCGGGCCATGGCCAGCAGCATTTTGCGAAAATTCTCGGCTTGCGCGTGCACCTCGGTCTGGAACTCGATCTTGTCGAGCTTGGAGACGCCATCGACCAATTCGGCGACCGGCTTGCCAAAGCGCTCCGCGATTTCTTCCTTGGTAGTGGGTGTATCCTCGACGACATCATGCAATAGCGCCGCCATCAGCGCTTGCGCATCCAGATGCCACTGCGCGAGTATCCCGGCCACTGCGACCGGATGAGATATGTATGCCTCGCCGCTTTTGCGGAATTGTCCGCTATGTGCGATGCGGCTGAACTCGAATGCAGCCTGTACCTGTGCGGCGTCTTCCGCCTTCAGATATTCCAGCTGCGGGCTAATTTCCTCGAGTTCAGGCATAACGTGACATCACAGATCAGGTACGACCGCGATTCAGAATTTCTCGTCCGACTTCGCCTGCAGCGATTTCCTTTAATGCCACCACGGTAGGTTTGTCGCGCCCGGCTTCGACCTTGGGCGTATGACCGTTGGCAAGCTGACGCGCACGGTAGGTTGCTGCCAGTGTGAGTTCAAAGCGATTGGGAATCTTGCCAATACAATCATCAACAGTAATACGAGCCATTTTAATTCCTAACTATTCAATGAGGTAAACAAAGCAGCGTGTCGCGCTTGCTGGATCGCAATACGCAAACGGTATGCACGAAACACGGCCAGCATATCTGCCAGTGCGGTATCGAAATCATCGTTAATGATAACATAGTCGAACTCGCCTACATGGCTTATATCCTCGCGCGCCGCTGCCAGCCGACATGCGACGACTTCCGCGCTGTCCTGACCGCGGCCGATCAACCGTTGCTGCAACACTTCCAGCGAAGGCGGCAGGATAAACACGCCAACCGCATCGGGAAACAGGCGGCGTACCTGAGCGGCGCCTTGCCAGTCGATTTCCAACAGCACATCGTCGCCAGCGGCTAGGGCATTGCGTATCCATTGCTCGGAGGTGCCGTAACGATTCCCGTATACTTCGGCGCTTTCCAGAAACTCGCCTGCCGCCAGCATCTGCATGAATTTCGGCATATCGACAAAGTGGTAATCGCGTCCGTTTTCCTCCCCCGGCCGTGGCGCACGTGTCGTGTATGAGATAGACAAACGCACGAGCGTATCACGCGCCAGCAAGGCACGCACCAAACTGGTTTTGCCGGCGCCCGACGGTGCAGTTAAAATAAACAGATTCCCGGTCACATTATTTTCCTTTACTATGTCCAATTCGACCAGCACCCCTGATTCGCCATGCATAGGCTATTGCTCATGCAGCTTGGGAGATGCCGTCTGCAAAGGTTGCGGACGCACCCAGACCGAGGTAGATCAATGGCTGTTTTACACCAATGAACAAAAGCTGGCGGTATGGAATCGCATCAATGGCCTGAATACCATCAGAACCCGGGCAAAATCCGGCTAAAACGCACCTATCCCCGCGCGCCGAAACGAATACATGCCGTCCAATTTAGCGTGGGATGATACCGCAATTTCAACAGAATCATAAAATCCGATGGCTGCGCCGGTACAATCCCAAATACATATTGAAATAATGGAACCTAGCTGTATCTTCCCGAGTCAGTCATCCTGACTCTCCAACGAAAGGATGTATATGAAATTCGCAAAAACAATCTTGGCATTCTCATTGGCGGCAGCGATGGCCGCGGCTTTACCTGCGCGCGCCGGCGACGATGACGGGTTCGCACCGGGCGGCACGGCGATCGACCATCATACCCAGCAATTCTCCAATCTTAAAATCGTGATGGACCTGAAGGCGGAAAATCCAGCCAGCGTCGGCTTTGGCGCGACAGTCGCATCACGCATCCTCCAACACCCCGGCGCGAAGCTGGTAGTCATCATTGAAGGGCCCGGCATTGCCGTATTCGCGAAAAAGAACTATCTCGATCATCAAGGCATAGTCGATAACTGGGTAGATCTGGCGAAAAAAGGTGTGCGCATTGAATATTGCGGCAATTCGGTACGCGGTGCCGGTCTGAAACCGGCGGATATGGCAGGCCTCAGTACCAAGAACCCGGCTATCGTCAATGCAGGCGCATATCCTACCCTCGCTCATTACGAGTCACAAGGTTATAACCCGGTCGTTACCACGCTACTGGAAAAATAATCCTGCCCGATCCGGCCGCCATCATAGGCGACCGGATTACGATTGATTTGGCGCCAGCGCGCTATTCGATATTCTGCACCTGCTCGCGCATCTGCTCGATCAGCACTTTCAGCTCCATCGCCACTTGCGTGGTTTCCACGCTCACCGATTTCGAGCCCAGCGTATTGGCTTCGCGGTTCAGCTCTTGCATCATGAAATCCAGGCGCTTGCCGACGGCGCCGCCTTTTTTCAGAATCCCGCGCACAGCCTGGATATGCACTTGCAGCCGTAACAACTCCTCATCGACGTCTATCTTCTGTGCGAACAGGCCGACTTCTTGCGGAATGCGCTCATCCTCGGCGTTACCGATCAATTCCGCAAAACGCTGAGTGAGCTTTTGCTGATACGCCGCGATCAGGGTCGGCAGATGCGGCTTGAGCTGATCGATTTGCAGCTGCATCCGGTCCAGGCGTTCAATAATATGCTCGGTCAGTTTTTCACCTTCACGCTGGCGGCTTGCCTGAAATTCCAGCAACGCCTGCTCCAGCAATTCCAGACAAGGGCCTTGCCAGTCCTGCTGGCCATATTCGGACAGCAGCATCCCCGGCCAACGCAACACATCTGCCACATTTAATGGCGCCACATGCTCCAGCCGCTGACCGATTTGCTGTGCCAGCTGCGCCAGCTGATCCAGCAACGCCATATTTAATTGCGCGCCGGTTTCCAGCGCATTGGCGGCGCTCAACGCAATCCGGCATTCCACTTTGCCGCGCACCACTTGCTGGCTGATGCGCTCGCGCAATGCCGGCTCGACGCCGCGAAACTCATCGCCGGCACGAAAATGCTGTTCCAGATACCTGGAATTAACTGCGCGCAGATCAAGACTCAATACCTGCCCAAAATACTTGCCGGTCACGGCCGCATATCCTGTCATGCTAGAAATCACAAATCGTCCTTTACTTTATGTCGGTTTATCCCGAAAATTACAGCTTGGTTATTACACAAGCTTGGTTCATGTCCGTCCAATCCAATTATGCACTGCCAAACGGCTATCAGCTCATGGATTACCGCATTGTCCGAAAAATCGGCGGGGCGGCTTTAGCCTGGTTTATCTGGCCTACGATGCCAATGACCAGGCCGTTGCAATCAAGGAATACCTGCCCGGCAGCCTGGTCAAACGCGGTGACAACGATCTGGTTGTCCCCATTACCGAAAGCAATCTTAATTCTTTCCGCTACGGCATGCGCTTCTTTTTTGAAGAAGGCCGCTCGCTGGCGCGCATTTTGCACCCGAATGTTGTGCGCGTCGAAAACTTCTTTCGGGCCAACGATACCGTTTATATGGTGATGCGCTACGAACGCGGCAAAACCCTGCAGGAATTCATTCGTTCCCATCGCGGCGATATCCGCGAAAGTTTCCTGCGCCGTGTGTTTGCCGAGCTGCTCAATGGCTTGCGAGAAGTGCATACGCAGAAACTACTGCATCTGGATATCAAACCTTCCAATATCTACATCCGCATGGACGGCTCCCCGGTACTGATCGATTTCGGCGCAGCCCGGCAAACGCTCACTACCGAGCAGCCCAAGCTGATGACCATGTACACCCCCGGATTTGCTGCGCCGGAACAGTATACCGACCCCACCCTGCTCGGCCCCTGGACCGACATTTACAGCATC from Sulfuriferula sp. AH1 harbors:
- a CDS encoding bifunctional (p)ppGpp synthetase/guanosine-3',5'-bis(diphosphate) 3'-pyrophosphohydrolase yields the protein MPELEEISPQLEYLKAEDAAQVQAAFEFSRIAHSGQFRKSGEAYISHPVAVAGILAQWHLDAQALMAALLHDVVEDTPTTKEEIAERFGKPVAELVDGVSKLDKIEFQTEVHAQAENFRKMLLAMARDVRVILIKLADRLHNMRTLDSMTPEKRRRIAQETADIYAPIANRLGLNSLYQELDDLSFHHLYPNRYRVLAQAVKAARGNRKEVVEKVREAISNKLGDAGVSAMVTGREKHLYSIYKKMQEKSLAFSEVFDIYGFRVLVNDISSCYLALGCLHSLYKPIPGKFKDYIAIPKANGYQSLHTTLFGPFGTPIEIQIRTHEMHKIAEAGVASHWLYKSSDANINEVQQKTHQWLQSLLEIQEGGGDSAEFLEHIKVDLFPDEVYVFTPKGKILSLPRGATAVDFAYAVHTDVGNHCTAVKVNGELMPMRTLLRNGDQVEVVTSPNARPNPAWVNFVVSGKARAHIRHYLRTMHAEESVVLGERLLNQAFRALGADPALIKPSCWDRVHKETGKTREEVLTDIGLGKRLNIVVARQLMMQEQGLPAPRQHGVIAIRGSEGVAVQLAKCCSPIPGDPIIAFIKSDQGLVIHTHDCSAIKHYRDDPDKWLDVEWEPGLTKMFDVNIKLIVLNQRGVLAKLAAAIADEGSNIDNVAMEEEDGSQYTTIYFTLQVEQRMHLARIMRALRRLPEVVRIMRVKNRNKDNRGASQ
- the rpoZ gene encoding DNA-directed RNA polymerase subunit omega → MARITVDDCIGKIPNRFELTLAATYRARQLANGHTPKVEAGRDKPTVVALKEIAAGEVGREILNRGRT
- the gmk gene encoding guanylate kinase, yielding MHGESGVLVELDIVKENNVTGNLFILTAPSGAGKTSLVRALLARDTLVRLSISYTTRAPRPGEENGRDYHFVDMPKFMQMLAAGEFLESAEVYGNRYGTSEQWIRNALAAGDDVLLEIDWQGAAQVRRLFPDAVGVFILPPSLEVLQQRLIGRGQDSAEVVACRLAAAREDISHVGEFDYVIINDDFDTALADMLAVFRAYRLRIAIQQARHAALFTSLNS
- a CDS encoding DUF1289 domain-containing protein encodes the protein MSNSTSTPDSPCIGYCSCSLGDAVCKGCGRTQTEVDQWLFYTNEQKLAVWNRINGLNTIRTRAKSG
- a CDS encoding DsrE family protein, translating into MKFAKTILAFSLAAAMAAALPARAGDDDGFAPGGTAIDHHTQQFSNLKIVMDLKAENPASVGFGATVASRILQHPGAKLVVIIEGPGIAVFAKKNYLDHQGIVDNWVDLAKKGVRIEYCGNSVRGAGLKPADMAGLSTKNPAIVNAGAYPTLAHYESQGYNPVVTTLLEK
- a CDS encoding YicC/YloC family endoribonuclease, which translates into the protein MTGYAAVTGKYFGQVLSLDLRAVNSRYLEQHFRAGDEFRGVEPALRERISQQVVRGKVECRIALSAANALETGAQLNMALLDQLAQLAQQIGQRLEHVAPLNVADVLRWPGMLLSEYGQQDWQGPCLELLEQALLEFQASRQREGEKLTEHIIERLDRMQLQIDQLKPHLPTLIAAYQQKLTQRFAELIGNAEDERIPQEVGLFAQKIDVDEELLRLQVHIQAVRGILKKGGAVGKRLDFMMQELNREANTLGSKSVSVETTQVAMELKVLIEQMREQVQNIE